From Mucilaginibacter rubeus, a single genomic window includes:
- a CDS encoding GNAT family N-acetyltransferase, giving the protein MAIRSATLADHSAISNLLTQLGYPGTQDFLPENLEKMLSQASSQVLVYDDEGEVAGFIAIDFLTQLVVKGDFIRISCFSVDENTRGKGIGKALEDYITELGKKGYCDRIEVHCHSRRVDAHRFYYRQGYSESPKYLMKSLVE; this is encoded by the coding sequence ATGGCTATCAGAAGCGCTACGCTTGCCGATCATTCTGCAATATCAAACCTGTTAACCCAGTTGGGATATCCTGGTACTCAGGATTTTTTGCCGGAGAACCTTGAAAAGATGCTAAGCCAGGCTTCATCGCAGGTTTTGGTTTATGACGACGAAGGTGAGGTTGCAGGATTTATAGCTATCGACTTTTTAACCCAACTGGTTGTTAAAGGCGATTTTATCCGCATCAGTTGTTTTTCTGTTGATGAGAATACCCGCGGCAAAGGCATAGGTAAAGCCCTCGAAGATTATATTACCGAACTTGGCAAAAAAGGCTATTGCGACCGGATAGAGGTTCATTGCCACTCGCGCCGGGTGGATGCACACCGGTTTTACTACAGGCAGGGTTATTCCGAATCGCCCAAA
- a CDS encoding MoaD/ThiS family protein: MKINILAFGVTREIFGSGEISLEMTNDATISNLKYLLEQQYPRLKQLSSYMLAVNNEYALPGDTIHERDEIAIIPPVSGG; the protein is encoded by the coding sequence ATGAAGATCAATATACTGGCTTTTGGAGTGACCAGGGAAATATTTGGAAGCGGTGAAATTAGCCTGGAAATGACCAACGATGCTACCATCTCCAATCTGAAATACCTGCTCGAACAGCAATATCCGCGTTTAAAGCAGCTATCATCATATATGCTGGCTGTTAATAACGAATATGCCTTACCTGGCGATACCATTCATGAACGCGATGAAATAGCCATCATTCCACCGGTAAGCGGGGGGTAG
- the fdhD gene encoding formate dehydrogenase accessory sulfurtransferase FdhD, with amino-acid sequence MSTPSIIHIPVVKVNANQSAREEDSIAIEEPLEIKLEYGPADRKEVRNISVTMRTPGHDAELATGFLFTEGIIKNADEVKSAKHSFIACAENKENTILVTLEHNAVPNLQNTERNFYTTSSCGVCGKGSISAIRTVSSYAAGPDDGNMIHSVILNQLPKVLRRHQRVFDDTGGLHASALFTPVGELLLLREDVGRHNALDKLIGAAMMYNWLPLQQTVLLLSGRASFELVQKAAMAGISIIAAVGAPSSLAVELANEFNITLIGFLRDERFNIYTGAHRVMIPADEAVFTAPSI; translated from the coding sequence ATGTCTACGCCATCAATTATACATATCCCCGTTGTAAAAGTTAACGCCAACCAAAGTGCAAGGGAAGAGGATAGTATAGCGATTGAAGAACCATTGGAAATTAAGCTGGAATATGGGCCTGCCGACCGTAAGGAGGTGCGCAATATTTCCGTAACCATGCGTACGCCTGGCCACGATGCCGAATTGGCTACCGGTTTTCTTTTCACCGAAGGCATCATTAAAAACGCCGACGAGGTAAAATCTGCCAAACATAGCTTTATAGCCTGTGCCGAAAATAAGGAGAACACTATTCTGGTAACACTTGAGCACAACGCTGTGCCCAATCTCCAAAATACGGAGCGTAATTTTTATACTACAAGCAGCTGCGGCGTATGCGGTAAGGGTTCTATCAGTGCCATTCGTACAGTGAGCAGTTATGCCGCCGGGCCAGATGATGGTAACATGATTCACAGTGTTATACTTAATCAGCTGCCGAAGGTTTTGCGCAGGCATCAGCGGGTTTTTGATGATACCGGGGGCTTACATGCATCCGCATTGTTTACCCCTGTTGGCGAACTGTTGTTGCTTCGGGAAGATGTTGGCCGGCACAATGCTTTAGATAAGCTTATAGGCGCAGCTATGATGTATAACTGGCTGCCTTTACAGCAAACCGTATTGTTGTTAAGTGGCAGGGCCAGTTTTGAACTTGTACAGAAAGCGGCCATGGCAGGCATCAGCATCATCGCTGCTGTAGGGGCCCCATCAAGCCTGGCTGTAGAGCTGGCAAACGAATTTAATATAACATTGATAGGCTTTTTGCGCGATGAGCGCTTTAATATTTATACCGGCGCGCACCGGGTAATGATTCCAGCCGATGAGGCTGTCTTTACAGCCCCATCAATATAA
- a CDS encoding DUF7009 family protein, whose translation MKIRIKGNSLRYRLTKTDVAKLAEEGYVQETVDFGSQQLVYALRLVDDEHLSATYKENAITLYAPKVMVAGFADENKIGYEGNHGNLHLLVEKDFTCLDEVAEDQSDNYPNPLAAKKI comes from the coding sequence ATGAAAATAAGAATAAAAGGTAATTCGCTGAGATACAGGCTTACTAAAACCGATGTAGCTAAATTGGCCGAAGAGGGTTATGTGCAGGAAACGGTTGATTTTGGCAGCCAGCAACTTGTTTATGCTTTAAGGTTGGTTGATGACGAGCACCTTTCGGCAACCTATAAAGAAAACGCCATAACGCTTTACGCGCCTAAAGTAATGGTTGCCGGTTTTGCCGATGAAAATAAAATTGGTTACGAGGGCAATCATGGCAATTTGCATTTACTGGTCGAAAAAGATTTTACCTGTTTAGATGAAGTTGCCGAAGATCAAAGCGATAATTATCCTAATCCATTAGCAGCTAAAAAGATATGA
- a CDS encoding FdhF/YdeP family oxidoreductase has translation MSKEPEQDPAAENPEELLDLKITEPKDWAAGIPAVTVAMVDILKETGFVRGMEGLFHMNKKGGFDCSGCAWPDPDDDRSPIAEYCENGAKALAEEATTKKLTGEFFAENSVADLAKLNDYDIGKKGRITQPMYLAKDATHYAPVSWDFAFKKIADELNALASPDEAAFYTSGRTSNEASFMYQLFVREFGTNNMPDCSNMCHESTSVGLADAIGIGKGTVTLNDFYDTDVIIIMGQNPGTNHPRMLSALEKAKDKGSKIIAVNPLHEAGLMGFKNPQKVKGILGIKTQLADLYLQVRINGDMALLKAIEKLLYKAELGNPGSVFDHEFIKKNTTGYVAFLDSLNQYEVDDLAKAAGLTVKEIEQAVELIKNTNRIIICWAMGVTQHKNGVATVKEIVNLAMLKGAIGKPGAGLCPVRGHSNVQGNRTMIIWDKPKPKQLDKLKEVFGFEPPRGHGYDVVESIKAMDEGKLKVFFAMGGNFLSATPDTLFTAQALRKLKLSVHVSTKLNRSHLVHGEEALILPTLSRSDKDVVNGEDQFISCENSMGVIQMSKGMLTPVSEHLMNENQIVCNMAKATLGSRSVVDWDKYAKSYDAVRDVIAKVIPGFEDYNQKVRLPGGFYLPNPAREGKFITEKNGSVVPFNIAPLPKHELAADEYHMTTIRSHDQFNTTIYGLNDRYRGIHNERRVILMNENDMKKAGFSPQEKVDLFNYDDGVERAARLFVVVPYNIPEGNTATYYPEANVLVPINSVAAQSNTPTSKLVTIKIRKHLA, from the coding sequence ATGAGCAAGGAACCAGAACAGGATCCGGCAGCTGAAAACCCCGAAGAACTGCTCGACCTGAAAATAACAGAACCCAAAGACTGGGCGGCGGGCATTCCTGCAGTAACAGTTGCCATGGTTGATATACTCAAGGAAACAGGCTTTGTGAGGGGGATGGAAGGCCTTTTTCATATGAACAAAAAAGGCGGTTTTGATTGCTCGGGCTGCGCCTGGCCAGATCCGGATGACGACCGCTCACCAATAGCCGAATATTGTGAAAACGGTGCTAAAGCCCTCGCCGAAGAGGCTACTACCAAAAAGCTTACCGGGGAGTTTTTTGCCGAAAATTCGGTGGCTGACCTTGCCAAGCTCAATGATTACGACATAGGTAAAAAAGGGCGGATAACCCAACCAATGTATCTTGCCAAAGATGCCACGCATTACGCCCCTGTAAGCTGGGACTTCGCCTTTAAAAAAATAGCCGATGAGTTAAATGCTTTGGCATCGCCGGATGAGGCTGCGTTTTATACATCTGGCCGTACCAGTAACGAGGCCTCGTTTATGTACCAATTATTTGTACGTGAGTTTGGTACCAACAACATGCCCGATTGCTCTAATATGTGCCATGAAAGCACCAGTGTTGGCCTTGCCGATGCTATTGGGATAGGCAAAGGCACCGTTACCCTCAATGATTTTTACGATACAGATGTGATCATCATCATGGGGCAAAACCCTGGTACCAATCACCCGAGGATGCTCAGCGCGCTCGAAAAAGCCAAGGATAAAGGCTCGAAGATTATAGCCGTAAATCCATTGCATGAGGCTGGTTTAATGGGCTTTAAAAATCCGCAGAAAGTAAAAGGCATTTTAGGCATCAAAACCCAGCTTGCCGATCTGTACCTGCAAGTGAGGATAAACGGCGATATGGCACTCCTTAAAGCCATAGAAAAATTGCTCTATAAAGCCGAGCTCGGAAACCCCGGAAGTGTTTTTGATCATGAGTTTATCAAAAAGAACACTACAGGCTATGTTGCTTTTTTAGATAGTCTGAATCAGTACGAGGTTGATGACCTGGCCAAAGCTGCAGGCTTAACGGTAAAGGAAATTGAGCAGGCCGTTGAACTGATTAAAAATACAAACCGCATTATCATTTGCTGGGCCATGGGTGTTACCCAGCATAAAAACGGTGTGGCTACGGTAAAGGAAATTGTAAACCTGGCTATGCTTAAAGGCGCTATAGGCAAGCCGGGGGCCGGTTTATGCCCGGTTCGCGGCCACAGCAATGTGCAGGGAAACCGTACCATGATCATATGGGATAAACCGAAGCCCAAACAGTTGGATAAGCTGAAGGAAGTTTTCGGTTTTGAGCCGCCGAGGGGGCATGGGTATGATGTTGTGGAATCCATCAAGGCGATGGATGAGGGTAAACTGAAAGTGTTTTTCGCTATGGGTGGCAACTTTCTTTCGGCTACGCCGGATACCTTGTTTACAGCGCAGGCTTTGCGTAAACTTAAACTATCAGTACATGTATCAACTAAGTTAAACCGGAGCCATTTGGTACATGGCGAGGAGGCATTGATCCTGCCAACATTATCCCGGAGTGATAAGGATGTTGTAAATGGCGAAGACCAGTTTATCAGCTGTGAAAACTCCATGGGCGTTATTCAGATGTCAAAAGGGATGCTGACGCCGGTATCTGAGCATCTGATGAACGAGAACCAGATTGTGTGCAATATGGCCAAAGCTACATTGGGTAGCCGCTCGGTTGTAGATTGGGATAAATACGCTAAAAGCTACGATGCTGTACGCGATGTGATAGCCAAAGTGATCCCCGGTTTTGAGGATTATAATCAAAAGGTGCGCTTGCCTGGTGGTTTTTACCTGCCCAATCCTGCCCGGGAGGGTAAATTTATTACCGAAAAGAATGGCAGTGTTGTACCTTTTAATATTGCTCCGCTACCAAAACACGAACTGGCAGCTGATGAGTACCACATGACCACCATTCGCAGTCATGATCAGTTCAATACTACCATATATGGCCTTAATGATCGCTATCGCGGCATTCATAACGAGCGCCGGGTGATTCTGATGAACGAAAACGACATGAAGAAAGCCGGTTTTAGTCCGCAAGAAAAGGTTGACCTGTTCAATTATGATGATGGTGTAGAACGGGCCGCAAGACTGTTTGTAGTAGTGCCCTACAATATACCTGAGGGCAACACAGCTACCTACTATCCCGAAGCTAATGTACTGGTGCCAATTAACAGCGTGGCGGCGCAAAGTAATACGCCCACATCAAAACTGGTCACCATCAAAATTAGAAAACACCTGGCTTGA
- a CDS encoding GDSL-type esterase/lipase family protein yields the protein MIWYEEDVKQLEIRRTKLDYVPRVIFYGSSSIRLWNTLDNDFDDMQPVNLGFGGSTLAACVWFFERIMHSYNPEAIVVYAGDNDLGDGRNPEEVFIFFKQLTVEVERLFGNIPCYYISLKPSLARWPIVEKYRYTNSLIENEIIHRHKNWQFINIFNQMIDASGKPIREYYDKDGLHLSTAGYTLWKNAVLQRMPQSIKLA from the coding sequence ATGATCTGGTACGAAGAGGATGTGAAGCAGCTGGAAATCAGGCGAACAAAGCTTGATTACGTGCCGCGGGTAATATTTTACGGAAGCTCATCCATTCGTTTATGGAATACGCTTGATAATGATTTTGATGATATGCAGCCTGTTAACCTCGGTTTTGGAGGTTCAACACTGGCGGCGTGCGTATGGTTTTTTGAGCGGATAATGCATTCTTACAATCCCGAAGCCATTGTGGTGTATGCGGGCGATAATGATCTTGGCGATGGCCGCAATCCCGAAGAGGTTTTTATATTTTTTAAGCAGCTAACCGTTGAGGTTGAGCGGCTTTTTGGAAATATCCCCTGCTATTACATATCACTTAAGCCAAGCCTTGCGCGCTGGCCTATTGTTGAAAAGTACAGGTACACTAACAGCTTAATTGAAAACGAAATAATTCACCGCCATAAAAACTGGCAGTTCATCAACATATTTAATCAGATGATAGATGCTTCCGGTAAACCAATACGCGAATATTATGATAAAGATGGTTTGCATTTAAGCACCGCCGGTTACACTTTGTGGAAAAATGCAGTTTTGCAGCGAATGCCACAAAGCATCAAATTAGCTTAA
- a CDS encoding esterase family protein, producing the protein MKREYHKWFSPSLQRNMELLVFGHAGASVLFFPTRTARFYDYEDWRVIEALRSKIEAGHLQIYCVDSIDRESFYNEYSHPYHRMERHLHYEQYILQEVVPLMKTLNADGPIISAGCSMGAYHAVNIGFKHPSVFVKVVGMSGRYDITQAMGNFRDLLDGYRDENVYFNMPNQFLNNLHSPEIIDQIKRLQIILAVGEEDAFLEDNKYLSTVLASKGIQNSLYIWHEEAHRARYWRKMVQLYF; encoded by the coding sequence ATGAAAAGAGAGTACCACAAGTGGTTCAGTCCGTCGCTTCAGCGTAATATGGAATTGCTGGTTTTTGGCCATGCCGGTGCCTCTGTTTTATTTTTCCCCACACGTACCGCCCGGTTTTATGATTATGAAGACTGGCGGGTAATCGAAGCCCTACGCAGCAAAATTGAAGCAGGCCACCTGCAAATTTACTGCGTTGACAGCATCGACCGCGAAAGTTTTTACAACGAGTACAGCCACCCTTACCATCGTATGGAACGTCACCTGCATTATGAACAATACATTTTGCAGGAAGTGGTGCCTCTGATGAAAACACTTAATGCTGATGGGCCAATCATTTCGGCAGGTTGCAGCATGGGCGCTTACCATGCTGTTAATATCGGGTTTAAACACCCCTCGGTATTTGTTAAAGTTGTGGGCATGAGTGGCCGCTATGATATTACCCAGGCCATGGGTAACTTCCGCGACCTGCTGGATGGCTACCGTGATGAGAATGTGTATTTCAACATGCCTAACCAGTTTTTAAATAACTTGCACAGTCCCGAAATTATTGACCAGATCAAGCGCCTTCAAATTATCCTGGCCGTAGGCGAGGAAGACGCGTTTTTGGAAGATAATAAATACCTGAGCACTGTTTTAGCAAGCAAAGGCATTCAAAATAGCCTGTATATCTGGCATGAAGAAGCTCACCGCGCGCGTTACTGGCGCAAAATGGTGCAGCTATATTTCTAA
- a CDS encoding O-acetyl-ADP-ribose deacetylase — MGTIELIQGDITKIKADAIVNAANSSLMGGGGVDGAIHRAGGPEILEDCRKIVARQGGCKTGQAVITTGGNLPAKYVIHTVGPVYNSGKKGEDELLHAAYLNSLKLAAENDIHTIAFPNISTGIYHFPKDKAAAIAVKTVQDFLADNNVVQKVIFVCFDDENYNLYQNLLAQN; from the coding sequence ATGGGCACTATCGAGTTGATACAGGGCGATATCACAAAAATTAAAGCTGATGCCATCGTAAACGCCGCGAACAGCTCGCTAATGGGCGGAGGTGGCGTTGATGGTGCCATACACCGTGCCGGTGGACCGGAAATCTTGGAAGATTGCCGTAAAATAGTAGCCCGGCAAGGTGGCTGCAAAACCGGGCAGGCTGTAATTACCACAGGAGGCAACTTGCCCGCCAAATATGTAATTCATACGGTTGGCCCCGTTTACAACAGTGGTAAAAAAGGAGAGGACGAGCTGCTGCATGCCGCTTATTTAAATAGTTTGAAGCTTGCTGCCGAAAATGATATACATACTATAGCTTTCCCAAACATCAGCACTGGTATTTATCACTTCCCTAAAGATAAAGCAGCTGCTATCGCTGTTAAAACAGTTCAGGATTTCTTGGCTGATAACAATGTGGTGCAGAAAGTGATATTTGTTTGCTTTGATGATGAAAACTATAATTTATATCAAAATCTACTCGCTCAAAATTGA
- a CDS encoding Crp/Fnr family transcriptional regulator: MHPALKQHIGDKLTLSPEHELLVTNCFKTRLTKRNEILVEKGSIARHLYFVVKGCLRVFLTDDDGNESTRFLIFEGRMGTAFPSFILKEPSVASIQSPEPSELLVLSYADRDLLLKEIPGFETMYRLGLELDYIASIQRIESLITMDSKARYNILMQTQPEIIKRLPNKIVADYLGISQETLSRLKSKK; the protein is encoded by the coding sequence ATGCACCCGGCTTTAAAACAACATATTGGAGATAAGCTAACACTCTCGCCGGAGCATGAGCTACTGGTAACCAACTGTTTTAAAACCCGACTAACCAAACGCAACGAAATCCTGGTTGAAAAAGGAAGTATCGCAAGGCATTTGTATTTTGTAGTGAAAGGCTGCCTCCGTGTGTTTTTAACCGATGATGATGGTAATGAATCAACCCGCTTCCTGATATTTGAAGGACGCATGGGAACCGCCTTCCCCAGTTTTATACTGAAAGAACCATCTGTAGCATCTATCCAAAGTCCCGAACCATCCGAGTTATTGGTATTGAGTTATGCTGATCGTGATCTCTTGCTGAAGGAAATCCCAGGGTTTGAAACTATGTACCGTTTAGGGCTTGAATTGGATTATATCGCATCCATACAGCGGATAGAAAGCCTGATCACCATGGATTCAAAAGCCCGCTATAATATCCTGATGCAGACCCAGCCCGAGATTATCAAGCGACTCCCCAATAAAATAGTTGCCGACTATCTTGGCATTTCGCAGGAAACCCTCAGTCGCCTCAAATCAAAAAAATGA
- a CDS encoding alpha/beta hydrolase family protein: protein MMYKQILIALTILLSGGVAMAQNLGERTFNFKDRSRNNRPVVTEIWYPTVDTLKPSDKHFSPFLRQPTVRDGKLPVNKLPLILLSHGTGGGRLTLEWLAQALANSGCIVAAVDHYGNTYDHKIPLEFVKPWERPLDLSFALTSLLNNPDVGPLIDQQKIGAIGFSFGGYTVIALAGARLDFEQARNYYKTIGHKELEIPEFPGLVKLLDDSSLIAGSKHVPPLKDKRIKAFFSISPALGFGFIRKEQVADIKSPLYIVGSQSDSIAPVKTNARHYHQLISKSIYTELPGKIGHYVMLGEAIDAVKKEAPIYFTDDPSVNRHAIHLQVDSMAVGFFRKELK from the coding sequence ATGATGTACAAGCAAATACTTATCGCTCTTACAATACTGCTATCAGGTGGCGTAGCTATGGCTCAAAATTTAGGCGAACGTACGTTTAATTTTAAAGATCGCAGCCGTAATAACCGCCCAGTGGTTACAGAAATCTGGTATCCGACGGTAGATACGCTAAAACCATCAGATAAACATTTCTCACCCTTTTTACGACAACCAACCGTTCGTGATGGTAAACTCCCGGTGAATAAGCTACCGCTGATCCTGCTCTCACATGGCACCGGTGGTGGCAGGCTGACTTTAGAGTGGCTTGCCCAGGCCCTGGCAAACAGCGGCTGCATAGTTGCTGCCGTAGATCATTACGGCAATACTTATGATCATAAAATCCCGCTTGAATTTGTTAAACCCTGGGAGCGGCCTCTGGATCTCAGCTTCGCGCTTACCTCGCTGCTGAATAACCCGGATGTTGGTCCGCTTATCGACCAGCAGAAGATCGGGGCTATAGGCTTTTCTTTCGGTGGTTATACCGTAATTGCCCTTGCCGGTGCAAGGCTTGATTTTGAACAGGCGCGTAACTATTACAAAACTATTGGTCATAAAGAGTTGGAGATTCCCGAATTTCCGGGTCTGGTAAAATTACTGGATGATAGTTCGCTTATCGCCGGGTCTAAACATGTGCCACCACTAAAGGATAAACGGATCAAAGCTTTCTTTTCCATATCGCCCGCGCTGGGCTTCGGCTTTATCCGCAAAGAGCAAGTGGCCGATATTAAAAGCCCTTTGTATATTGTAGGCTCTCAAAGTGATAGCATCGCCCCGGTAAAAACCAATGCGAGGCACTATCATCAGTTAATCAGTAAATCAATCTATACCGAACTACCGGGCAAGATAGGCCATTATGTGATGCTTGGAGAAGCTATTGACGCAGTGAAGAAAGAGGCACCAATATATTTTACCGACGATCCTTCGGTTAACAGGCATGCTATCCATTTACAGGTAGATAGTATGGCTGTGGGTTTTTTCAGAAAGGAATTAAAGTAA
- a CDS encoding Kelch repeat-containing protein, whose amino-acid sequence MKSIKTLCLFAAIAGLSYNPVSAQSTSVPTVTFQNVSNLPYPLTWTSSVTDGNNIYTVAGYKGGRGGYSSDVLKYSPETNSWTKIADMGGNKVQSATAYVPATGKIYVFGGIGGVSNDIRTSQIFQGVQSVDIKTGEVKNLDVLNPMASTYGSAIEWQNKIYLFGGSREGKRSINSVYEFDPLTLKFTQLANMPEYLQAAGAVVNGVIYTFGGYDTFLKHQGTNIYAYDIKANTWKTVGKLPEFMSANSVAASGNVIFVAGSYDDEDLLGYFDTDSGKFTKLKSNMEPRRAASSAIVNNMLFVFGGSTRFKAFNVSTLATVQATNITPFLKNSTSR is encoded by the coding sequence ATGAAATCAATAAAAACCTTGTGTCTTTTTGCAGCTATTGCAGGATTAAGCTACAATCCCGTATCTGCCCAATCTACTTCTGTACCAACAGTAACTTTTCAAAATGTAAGTAATCTCCCCTATCCGCTTACCTGGACCAGCAGTGTTACCGATGGCAACAATATTTACACCGTTGCCGGTTATAAAGGAGGGCGCGGCGGCTATTCGTCGGATGTATTGAAATACAGTCCTGAAACAAACAGCTGGACTAAAATTGCCGACATGGGCGGCAACAAAGTTCAATCGGCCACGGCTTATGTGCCAGCTACCGGTAAAATATATGTTTTTGGGGGTATTGGCGGCGTTAGCAATGATATACGCACCAGCCAGATTTTTCAGGGCGTACAAAGTGTTGATATTAAAACCGGGGAAGTAAAAAATCTTGATGTATTAAACCCGATGGCCAGCACCTACGGCAGCGCGATTGAATGGCAAAACAAAATTTACTTATTCGGCGGCAGTCGCGAAGGCAAACGCAGCATCAATTCGGTGTATGAATTTGATCCGCTAACACTAAAATTCACTCAATTAGCCAATATGCCCGAATACCTACAGGCTGCCGGAGCGGTTGTAAACGGCGTTATTTACACTTTTGGTGGTTACGATACTTTTCTTAAACACCAAGGTACTAATATTTACGCTTATGACATCAAGGCCAATACCTGGAAAACTGTTGGCAAACTACCGGAGTTTATGTCGGCTAACAGCGTAGCCGCAAGCGGTAACGTGATATTTGTTGCAGGTAGCTATGATGATGAAGACCTGTTAGGTTATTTTGATACCGATAGTGGCAAATTCACCAAACTGAAGTCAAATATGGAGCCTCGTCGCGCTGCATCATCAGCTATAGTAAATAATATGTTGTTTGTTTTTGGCGGCAGTACACGCTTCAAAGCATTTAATGTTTCAACTTTGGCAACTGTACAGGCTACCAATATTACGCCATTCCTTAAAAACTCTACAAGCAGGTAA